A genomic stretch from Vanrija pseudolonga chromosome 6, complete sequence includes:
- the ACADM gene encoding Medium-chain specific acyl-CoA dehydrogenase, mitochondrial, whose translation MLVKTGLQRVALRPLARANATRLYATPSAQGQLAVTFSREKVVPVAAEYDRTMEYPWPLIKEAHSLGLLNTHVPEKYGGPELGLLECSIISESVAFGCSGIGTAMEANGLAEAPLIVAASHEIKSKFLGRMTEEPLVASYAVTEPGAGSDVAGIKTKATKVGDKWVINGTKMCTNSGHANWFFVLAVTDPTAHPSKSMTGFVVEGDTEGIVRGKKEINMGQRCSDTRMVTFNDVVVGEENIVGKPGEGFKIAMKAFDITRPLVAAGAVGVAQRALEEATKYAQERKTMGQPIINHQGVGFMLADMAINAEAARNLVWRSAWAKDAGERNTFHASIAKTFASRAAVENANLGVQVLGGIGFNTEMPLEKLYRDAKIFELYEGTSQIQRLIISRTLPTIYPA comes from the exons ATGTTGGTCAAGACCGGACTGCAGCGTGTCGCTCTTCGCCCTCTCGCCAGGGCCAACGCGACCAGGCTCTACGCTACTCCATCGGCCCAGGGCC AGCTCGCCGTCACCTTCAGTCGCGAGAAGGTTGTCCCTGTTGCCGCCGAGTATGACCGCACCATG GAATACCCTTGGCCTCTTATCAAGGAAGCCCACTCCCTCGGTCTCCTCAACACCCACGTGCCCGAGAAG TACGGTGGCCCTGAGCTGGGTCTCCTGGAGTGCTCTATCATCTCCGAATCAGTCGCGTTTGGCTGCTCCGGCATCGGAACTGCCATGGAAG CCAACGGTCTGGCCGAGGCGCCTCTTATTGTCGCAGCCTCCCATGAGATCAAGAGCAAGTTCCTTGGCCGTATGACTGAGGAGCCCCTTGTTGCCTCCTATGCTGTC ACCGAGCCCGGCGCCGGTTCTGATGTTGCTGGCATTAAGACGAAGGCTACTAAGGTTGGTGACAAGTGGGTCATCAACGGCACGAAGATGTG CACCAACTCTGGCCATGCCAACTGGTTC TTTGTCCTCGCTGTCACGGACCCTACTGCCCATCCTTCAAAGAGCATGACCGGCTTTGTTGTGGAGGGTGACACCGAGGGCATTGTGCGCGGCAAGAAGGAGATCAACATGG GTCAGCGCTGCTCTGACACGCGAATGGTCACCTTCAACgatgtcgttgtcggcgaggagaacATTGTCGGCAAGCCTGGAGAGGGATTCAAGA TTGCCATGAAGGCCTTTGACATCACTcgccccctcgtcgccgccggtgctgtTGGTGTGGCTCAGAGGGCCCTGGAGGAGGCAACCAAGTACGCCCAGGAGCGCAAG ACCATGGGCCAGCCCATCATCAACCACCAGGGTGTTGGCTTCATGCTTGCTGACATGGCCATcaacgccgaggctgccCGCAACCTGGTTTGGCGCTCCGCCTGGGCCAAGGATGCCGGAGAGCGCAACA CGTTCCATGCGTCGATTGCCAAGACTTTCGCCAGTCGCGCTGCCGTTGAGAATGCCAACCTCGGAGTCCAGG TGCTGGGTGGCATCGGTTTCAACACTGAGATGCCATTGGAGAAGCTGTACCG TGATGCCAAGATCTTTGAGCTTT ACGAGGGTACCTCGCAAATCCAGCGTCTCATTATCTCGCGCACCCTTCCCACCATCTACCCCGCTTAA
- the pol3 gene encoding DNA polymerase delta catalytic subunit, with protein MVEPIPKKRRLGNAGQSLEPQPSFTDVLEQLEAEEDASGESMETSKAWPRPPLKPVDPRKDTLVFQQIEVTESTHIKHGTTLRLFGVTREGNSVLAQVWGFKPYFYVAAPSGFLSQDLGALKDTLNSSAATMTPVVSNCVIVNRKSLWGYKGDESVPFIKILDFNGLFPQEVMTYESNIAYTLRFMIDTKLVGMNWVEAPAGRYEVVHASDKRSHCQLEVILNYQDLVSHAPDGEWLKIAPLRVLSFDIECAGRKGIFPEAQIDPVIQIASMVTRHGENKPFIRNVFTLNTCAHIVGSQVLEFKDERDLLLEWQRFVEQVDPDLIIGYNIANFDLPYLLDRAKALKVPNFAYLGRLLGVKSEVRDTHFSSKAFGQRDSKAVNIDGRLQMDILQVIQRDHKLRSYTLNAVCAQFLQEQKEDVHHSIITELQNGTADSRRRLAVYCLKDAYLPQRLLDKLMFLVNYTELARVTGIPFNDVLTRGQQIRVISQLYRSAGDTGYLIPAMRSEGTDEQYEGATVIEPNKGFYDAPIATLDFASLYPSIMMAHNLCYTSLLDKATIERLRLVEGEDYVQTPNNDFFVTSKKRKGLLPHILENLLSARKRAKADLKVEKDPFKKAVLDGRHANSVYGFTGATVGKLPCLAISTSVTAYGRQMIEFTKREVETEYAIKNGYDHDAKVIYGDTDSVMVKFGCPDLPTAMRLGAEAAELVSAKFKKPIKLEFEKVYFPYLLISKKRYAGLYWTRPEKFDKMDTKGIETVRRDNCRLVSTMIGTCLDKMLIERDVKGAEDYVKQTIADLLQNKIDMSQLVITKALAKTDYAGKQAHVELAERMKKRDAGSAPSLGDRVAYVIVKGIKGAAAYEKSEDPLYVLEHNVPIDTRYYLENQLAKPLMRIFEPILGEKANSLLAGDHTRSIQIATPTVGGLMKFAVKTVTCIGCRTPLKKANNVCVNCRPQLAELYQKQVSSTSALQVDFARLWTQCQRCQGSLHQDVICTSADCPIYYRRTARQKEVTAAVAQLDRFGEELVW; from the exons ATGGTTGAACCAATCCCCAAAAAGCGAAGATTGGGCAATGCAGGCCAGTCCCTCGAACCCCAACCAAGCTTCACCGACGTTCTGGAGCAACTggaagccgaggaagatGCAAGTGGAG AGTCAATGGAAACCTCAAAGGCTTGGCCACGCCCCCCTCTCAAGCCTGTTGATCCTCGCAAAGACACCCTTG TCTTTCAGCAGATCGAGGTTACCGAGTCAACGCACATCAAGCATGGGACAACGTTGAGGCTGTTCGGTGTCACACGTGAAGGAAACTCTGTCTTGGCGCAGGTGTGGGGCTTTAAGCCGTACTTTTACGTGGCCGCCCCCAGCGGCTTCCTCAGTCAAGACCTCGGCGCTCTCAAGGACACCCTCAAT TCATCAGCAGCAACGATGACGCCCGTTGTTTCCAACTGCGTGATTGTCAATCGCAAGTCGCTGTGGGGCTACAAGGGTGACGAGTCTGTCCCGTTCATCAAGATT CTCGATTTCAATGGTCTGTTTCCTCAAGAAGTCATGACGTACGAGAGTAACATTGCCTACACCTTGCGTTTCATGATTGACACCAAG CTCGTGGGTATGAACTGGGTGGAGGCTCCGGCAGGACGGTACGAGGTAGTACACGCCTCCGACAAACGGTCACATTGTCAATTGGAGGTCATTCTCAA CTACCAAGACCTCGTGTCTCACGCTCCAGACGGAGAGTGGCTGAAAATCGCCCCTCTTCGCGTGCTGAGTTTCGATATCGAGTGTGCCGGTCGCAAAGGTATCTTTCCAGAGGCCCAAATCGATCCCGTCATCCAGATCGCATCAATGGTTACAAGGCATG GCGAGAACAAGCCATTCATCCGTAATGTCTTCACTCTGAATACATGCGCACATATTGTCGGTTCCCAAGTCCTCGAGTtcaaggacgagcgcgaccttCTTCTCGAATGGCAGCGGTTTGTTGAACAAGTGGATCCAGACCTTATCATTGGTTACAATATCGCAAACTTCGACTTGCCGTATCTTCTGGATCGTGCCAAAGCTCTGAAGGTTCCAAACTTTGCCTACCTCGGTCGGCTGCTAG GTGTCAAGTCGGAGGTACGCGATACGCACTTCTCCTCCAAGGCCTTCGGTCAACGAGATTCCAAAGCCGTCAACATCGATGGCCGCCTGCAGATGGACATTCTTCAAGTTATCCAGCGTGATCACAAGCTCCGCAGCTATACGCTCAACGCCGTCTGCGCTCAGTTCCTTCAAGAACAGAAGGAGGATGTCCACCACTCTATAATTACCGAGCTGCAAAATGGCACAGCAGAttcccgtcgtcgtcttgcaGTGTACTGTTTGAAG GACGCCTATCTCCCCCAACGCCTGCTTGACAAACTCATGTTCCTTGTCAACTATACCGAACTTGCACGAGTGACAGGCATTCCTTTCAACGATGTTCTCACCCGTGGTCAGCAGATCCGTGTCATCTCGCAGCTCTATCGCAGTGCCGGTGATACAGGTTACCTGATCCCAGCCATGCGAAGCGAAGGCACAGACGAGCAGTACGAAGGAGCAACTGTCATTGAGCCGAACAAGGGGTTTTATGACGCTCCTATCGCGACCCTCGATTTCGCGTCTCTTTACCCTTCCATCATGATGGCCCATAATCTCTGCTACACGTCCCTGCTCGACAAGGCGACGATCGAGCGTCTGAGACTagtcgagggcgaggactATGTTCAGACACCAAACAACG ACTTCTTTGTCACTTCGAAGAAGCGAAAGGGCCTTCTGCCTCACATTCTTGAGAACTTGCTGTCCGCGCGTAAGCGTGCGAAAGCAGATCTCAAGGTCGAGAAGGATCCGTTCAAGAAGGCAGTGTTGGATGGCCGACA TGCAAACTCAGTGTACGGCTTCACAGGTGCCACCGTCGGCAAgctgccttgccttgccaTCTCGACCTCAGTCACTGCGTATGGCCGCCAAATGATCGAGTTCACGAAGCGAGAGGTGGAGACCGAGTATGCTATCAAGAATGGCTATGATCATGACGCCAAGGTCATCTACGGCGACACGGACTCGGTCATGGTGAAGTTTGGGTGTCCAGACCTGCCCACGGCAATGCGGCTAG GGGCCGAAGCGGCTGAGCTTGTGTCAGCGAAGTTTAAGAAACCCATCAAGCTGGAGTTCGAGAAGGTCTACTTCCCATATCTCCTTATCTCCAAGAAGCGCTACGCTGGACTCTACTGGACTCGGCCGGAGAAGTTTGACAAGATGGATACGAAAGGCATTGAA ACTGTCCGTCGTGACAATTGCCGCCTTGTGTCGACGATGATTGGCACCTGCCTGGATAAGATGTTGATCGAACGAGACGTAAAGGGCGCCGAAGA CTACGTCAAGCAGACCATCGCGGATCTGCTGCAGAATAAGATTGACATGTCGCAACTGGTTATCACCAAGGCTTTGGCCAAGACAG ACTATGCGGGCAAACAAGCACACGTCGAATTGGCAGAGAGGATGAAGAAGCGTGATGCTG GATCTGCCCCTTCTCTTGGTGACCGTGTGGCATATGTCATTGTCAAAGGAATCAAAG GCGCCGCTGCATACGAGAAGTCTGAAGACCCACTGTATGTGCTCGAGCACAACGTTCCCATCGACACGAGGTACTACTTGGAGAATCAGTTGGCCAAGCCTCTGATGCGTATCTTCGAACCGATTTTGGGCGAGAAGGCCAACAGTCTCC TTGCTGGTGACCACACTCGCAGTATCCAGATTGCGACACCCACTGTTGGCGGTCTGATGAAGTTTGCGGTGAAGACCGTGACTTGCATCGGGTGCCGTACCCCTCTGAAGAAGGCGAACAACG TGTGCGTCAACTGCCGCCCACAGCTTGCCGAGTTGTACCAAAAACAG GTGTCTTCAACCTCGGCGCTCCAGGTCGATTTTGCGCGCCTGTGGACTCAGTGCCAGAGGTGTCAAGGGTCATTGCACCAG GATGTGATCTGCACGTCGGCGGACTGCCCAATCTATTACCGTCGGACTGCCAGGCAAAAGGAGGTCACAGCGGCAGTTGCCCAGCTAGATCGGTTCGGCGAAGAGCTTGTGTGGTGA
- the sen54_2 gene encoding putative tRNA-splicing endonuclease subunit sen54: MSGVSTPPRTPKLSEGGSSRPGSKPSTPGPKKPATPAPSQPQEEEDEDDDQRMDVAFIQSFSDKIQRLPSELLDGLETARTKITIPKRGEKDFEPLEATVNLQEMMLQNSRQALFDALQGVRGAASKSLSHAVVTPSSPFPQLIVSRGHVLDSVGITVRRSVTQGEHTKTVSRVELLPEEAMYMAERGTLQIWNGRDPETEEDRQQGVGEWCDKEFGVKGAVEMSVMEVFGAFMGKEALTWQRYQAYTVLKRLGYTVQRTRAFIPEHFLPQQEPPRLSFTGSVLALLRSAYDGLKALFSRLLGKLKVSLRRLSSVGLGVKSLWNNPLRGTALRSWSGDSYGSIYSELRFIPSGHSNPTPPPISSGPATSIYDALERNPYLPFFHVWKPVTAWSKAKWDRGSAEGLAKQKPDYILAVVESRDTPLPTLTQLSEVFDLLPDEPTTQPKRVGPQYANRPAPRSTPQPSAQSRFQQWLGWVCWWKAAPSSPQGNAMHAMRNGDRGLIVAVNDSGNTGWVRFGRTGFENYPMV; this comes from the exons ATGTCTGGGGTTTCTACTCCCCCCAGAACGCCCAAGCTGTCCGAAGGTGGTAGCAGTCGGCCTGGATCCAAGCCATCCACTCCAGGTCCCAAGAAACCAGCTACTCCAGCACCATCACAGCCCCAGGAAgaagaggatgaggacgatgacCAGCGCATGGACGTCGCATTCATCCAGAGCTTTTCCGA CAAAATCCAAAGACTCCCTTCAGAGTTACTGGACGGCCTGGAGACTGCAAGAACCAAAATCACAATCCCGAAGCGAGGGGAGAAGGACTTTGAACCTCTAGAGGCTACGGTCAACCTGCAAGAGATGATGCTTCAGAATAGTCGGCAGGCTCTTTTCGACGCGCTACAAGGGGTCCGTGGAGCTGCAAG CAAGTCGCTGTCGCATGCGGTCGTCACACCCTCGTCACCCTTCCCTCAGCTCATTGTATCCCGAGGACACGTCTTGGACTCTGTGGGCATCACAGTTCGACGTTCTGTCACGCAAGGCGAGCACACCAAGACGGTATCCCGAGTTGAGTTGCTCCCAGAGGAAGCCATGTACATGGCCGAGAGAGGAACCCTCCAGATTTGGAATGGCCGTGACCCAGAGACGGAGGAAGACAGGCAGCAAGGCGTTGGAGAATGGTGTGACAAAGAGTTTGGAGTCAAAGGCGCCGTGGAGATGAGCGTTATGGAGGTGTTTGGGGCGTTCATGGGCAAGGAGGCCCTGACATGGCAGCGATATCAG GCGTATACCGTGCTCAAGCGTCTCGGATACACCGTTCAGCGGACACGCGCATTCATCCCCGAGCACTTCCTTCCTCAACAGGAGCCGCCAAGGCTATCGTTCACGGGGTCCGTCCTAGCTCTACTGCGGTCGGCATACGATGGCCTGAAGGCCCTCTTTTCTCGGTTGTTGGGCAAGCTGAAGGTCTCGTTACGGCGTCTTTCGAGCGTCGGACTCGGGGTCAAGTCCCTCTGGAACAATCCACTCAGAGGAACTGCCCTTCGCTCGTGGTCTGGGGACTCTTACG GGTCAATTTACTCTGAGCTGCGATTCATTCCAAGCGGCCACAGCAACCCCACTCCCCCGCCAATCTCATCTGGCCCGGCCACCTCCATCTATGATGCTCTCGAGCGCAACCCATACTTGCCCTTCTTCCACGTTTGGAAACCCGTCACAGCGTGGAGCAAGGCAAAGTGGGACCGCGGCAGTGCCGAGGGTTTGGCCAAGCAGAAACCAGACTACATCCTGGCTGTCGTCGA GTCACGAGACACCCCGCTACCCACTCTGACCCAGCTCAGCGAAGTCTTCGACCTGCTGCCCGACGAGCCAACGACGCAACCTAAACGTGTCGGCCCCCAGTACGCAAACCGCCCGGCCCCTCGCTCTACTCCCCAGCCTTCCGCCCAGTCTCGATTCCAGCAGTGGCTAGGCTGGGTGTGCTGGTGGAAGGCGGCGCCATCAAGTCCACAAGGCAACGCCATGCACGCAATGCGCAACGGTGACCGAGGCCTAATCGTTGCGGTCAATGACTCGGGTAACACTGGATGGGTCCGCTTTGGACGAACGGGCTTCGAGAACTATCCCATGGTTTGA
- the sen54_2 gene encoding putative tRNA-splicing endonuclease subunit sen54 yields the protein MSGVSTPPRTPKLSEGGSSRPGSKPSTPGPKKPATPAPSQPQEEEDEDDDQRMDVAFIQSFSDKIQRLPSELLDGLETARTKITIPKRGEKDFEPLEATVNLQEMMLQNSRQALFDALQGVRGAASKSLSHAVVTPSSPFPQLIVSRGHVLDSVGITVRRSVTQGEHTKTVSRVELLPEEAMYMAERGTLQIWNGRDPETEEDRQQGVGEWCDKEFGVKGAVEMSVMEVFGAFMGKEALTWQRYQAYTVLKRLGYTVQRTRAFIPEHFLPQQEPPRLSFTGSVLALLRSAYDGLKALFSRLLGKLKVSLRRLSSVGLGVKSLWNNPLRGTALRSWSGDSYGSIYSELRFIPSGHSNPTPPPISSGPATSIYDALERNPYLPFFHVWKPVTAWSKAKWDRGSAEGLAKQKPDYILAVVE from the exons ATGTCTGGGGTTTCTACTCCCCCCAGAACGCCCAAGCTGTCCGAAGGTGGTAGCAGTCGGCCTGGATCCAAGCCATCCACTCCAGGTCCCAAGAAACCAGCTACTCCAGCACCATCACAGCCCCAGGAAgaagaggatgaggacgatgacCAGCGCATGGACGTCGCATTCATCCAGAGCTTTTCCGA CAAAATCCAAAGACTCCCTTCAGAGTTACTGGACGGCCTGGAGACTGCAAGAACCAAAATCACAATCCCGAAGCGAGGGGAGAAGGACTTTGAACCTCTAGAGGCTACGGTCAACCTGCAAGAGATGATGCTTCAGAATAGTCGGCAGGCTCTTTTCGACGCGCTACAAGGGGTCCGTGGAGCTGCAAG CAAGTCGCTGTCGCATGCGGTCGTCACACCCTCGTCACCCTTCCCTCAGCTCATTGTATCCCGAGGACACGTCTTGGACTCTGTGGGCATCACAGTTCGACGTTCTGTCACGCAAGGCGAGCACACCAAGACGGTATCCCGAGTTGAGTTGCTCCCAGAGGAAGCCATGTACATGGCCGAGAGAGGAACCCTCCAGATTTGGAATGGCCGTGACCCAGAGACGGAGGAAGACAGGCAGCAAGGCGTTGGAGAATGGTGTGACAAAGAGTTTGGAGTCAAAGGCGCCGTGGAGATGAGCGTTATGGAGGTGTTTGGGGCGTTCATGGGCAAGGAGGCCCTGACATGGCAGCGATATCAG GCGTATACCGTGCTCAAGCGTCTCGGATACACCGTTCAGCGGACACGCGCATTCATCCCCGAGCACTTCCTTCCTCAACAGGAGCCGCCAAGGCTATCGTTCACGGGGTCCGTCCTAGCTCTACTGCGGTCGGCATACGATGGCCTGAAGGCCCTCTTTTCTCGGTTGTTGGGCAAGCTGAAGGTCTCGTTACGGCGTCTTTCGAGCGTCGGACTCGGGGTCAAGTCCCTCTGGAACAATCCACTCAGAGGAACTGCCCTTCGCTCGTGGTCTGGGGACTCTTACG GGTCAATTTACTCTGAGCTGCGATTCATTCCAAGCGGCCACAGCAACCCCACTCCCCCGCCAATCTCATCTGGCCCGGCCACCTCCATCTATGATGCTCTCGAGCGCAACCCATACTTGCCCTTCTTCCACGTTTGGAAACCCGTCACAGCGTGGAGCAAGGCAAAGTGGGACCGCGGCAGTGCCGAGGGTTTGGCCAAGCAGAAACCAGACTACATCCTGGCTGTCGTCGAGTGA
- the sen54_2 gene encoding putative tRNA-splicing endonuclease subunit sen54: MSGVSTPPRTPKLSEGGSSRPGSKPSTPGPKKPATPAPSQPQEEEDEDDDQRMDVAFIQSFSDKIQRLPSELLDGLETARTKITIPKRGEKDFEPLEATVNLQEMMLQNSRQALFDALQGVRGAASKSLSHAVVTPSSPFPQLIVSRGHVLDSVGITVRRSVTQGEHTKTVSRVELLPEEAMYMAERGTLQIWNGRDPETEEDRQQGVGEWCDKEFGVKGAVEMSVMEVFGAFMGKEALTWQRYQVCLSPRRVHRLMLNN; encoded by the exons ATGTCTGGGGTTTCTACTCCCCCCAGAACGCCCAAGCTGTCCGAAGGTGGTAGCAGTCGGCCTGGATCCAAGCCATCCACTCCAGGTCCCAAGAAACCAGCTACTCCAGCACCATCACAGCCCCAGGAAgaagaggatgaggacgatgacCAGCGCATGGACGTCGCATTCATCCAGAGCTTTTCCGA CAAAATCCAAAGACTCCCTTCAGAGTTACTGGACGGCCTGGAGACTGCAAGAACCAAAATCACAATCCCGAAGCGAGGGGAGAAGGACTTTGAACCTCTAGAGGCTACGGTCAACCTGCAAGAGATGATGCTTCAGAATAGTCGGCAGGCTCTTTTCGACGCGCTACAAGGGGTCCGTGGAGCTGCAAG CAAGTCGCTGTCGCATGCGGTCGTCACACCCTCGTCACCCTTCCCTCAGCTCATTGTATCCCGAGGACACGTCTTGGACTCTGTGGGCATCACAGTTCGACGTTCTGTCACGCAAGGCGAGCACACCAAGACGGTATCCCGAGTTGAGTTGCTCCCAGAGGAAGCCATGTACATGGCCGAGAGAGGAACCCTCCAGATTTGGAATGGCCGTGACCCAGAGACGGAGGAAGACAGGCAGCAAGGCGTTGGAGAATGGTGTGACAAAGAGTTTGGAGTCAAAGGCGCCGTGGAGATGAGCGTTATGGAGGTGTTTGGGGCGTTCATGGGCAAGGAGGCCCTGACATGGCAGCGATATCAGGTATGTTTGTCACCTAGGCGAGTGCACAGGCTGATGTTGAACAACTAG
- the CXT1_4 gene encoding Beta-1,2-xylosyltransferase 1 has product MARQINNLSPRGRIAAIAAAFITLVFLLHLVFPGSDSLLSSTQRWTTASSSVLRSKFLRAKAKAPRPPIHHPIPKLMADARESYDSKVARQSKSLDEAVKEYQRRYKRAPPKGFEIWYEFAVENDAVMIDEYDNLIRDLEPFWQFNGKEIRQRCIDVGYLPSVDLVRISNGTTRTIDVSKGFDDSEVGARAKGFRVMLEKFQKHLPDMDFPINEKAEGRILVPWEEKLYSNLTADSSKGIEHVLGGKFYPDWRGDGNVWESYRRTCDPSSQARRLFGSLRAQLKDGQVPISRLANAGISSQIVDEDFAFSETVDDRFDFCAHPWAHYSQGHFFSDWRTIHALYPMFSPAKGAGYSDIMIPSHYYFSSTKRYTYGWDPVNMEIKDVDDMETPWEEKADDIFWRGATTGGGSTPSGYLAQYQRHRFIKMTSDQSRVNKTVVFADPPGTNNFISASVPIGELNDEMMDAAFTKAVGCIQYPGGCDGMRKDHRFADAIPLGENWRHKYLIDLDGMGYSARLFALLKSESAVLKSTVYTEFMSDWLQPWLHYIPVSQLYNEIYNIHAFFSGPSPSMLAAANTTRDQFQSAGLSTRKLDGDAELQKIARAGREWMFNVGRKIDMEIYVFRLCLEWARLNADDRDAMNYGA; this is encoded by the exons ATGGCGCGTCAAATCAACAACTTGTCTCCTCGCGGACGTATCGctgccatcgccgccgcttTTATCACACTCGTCTTccttctccacctcgtctTCCCCGGGTCAGACTCGCTTCTCTCAAGCACCCAGCGATGGACCACGGCCTCATCATCAGTCCTTCGCTCAAAATTCCtgcgcgccaaggccaaggcacCAAGGCCACCCATTCACCACCCGATCCCCAAGCTCATGGCTGATGCGCGCGAGTCCTACGACTCAAAGGTTGCTCGCCAGTCCAAGAGCCTGGACGAGGCTGTCAAGGAGTACCAGCGGCGGTACAAGCGTGCTCCTCCCAAAGGTTTCGAGATTTGGTACGAGTTCGCGGTCGAGAATGACGCCGTCATGATCGACGAGTACGACAACTTGATCCGCGATCTTGAGCCTTTCTGGCAGTTCAACGGCAAGGAGATTAGGCAACGTTGCATCGACGTCGGATACCTCCCCTCCGTCGACCTGGTCCGCATCTCGAACGGTACTACGCGTACCATCGACGTCAGCAAAGGCTTCGACGACTCTGAAGTTGGCGCGCGTGCCAAGGGTTTCCGTGTCATGCTGGAGAAGTTCCAGAAGCACCTCCCTGACATGGACTTCCCTATCAATGAGAAGGCAGAGGGTCGTATCCTTGTTCCTTGGGAGGAGAAGCTGTACTCGAACCTCACGGCGGATTCGTCAA AGGGTATCGAGCACGTACTCGGCGGCAAGTTCTATCCCGACTGGCGTGGCGACGGCAACGTATGGGAGTCGTACCGCCGAACCTGTGACCCTTCGtcgcaagctcgccgcctcTTTGGCTCGCTGCGAGCGCAGCTCAAGGATGGTCAAGTCCCTATTTCTCGCCTCGCCAACGCTGGCATCTCGTCCCAGATTGTTGACGAAGACTTTGCGTTCTCGGAGACTGTGGACGACCGGTTTGACTTTTGTGCGCACCCTTGGGCACACTACAGCCAGGGCCACTTCTTCTCCGACTGGCGCACCATCCATGCCCTGTACCCAATGTTCTCGCCAGCGAAGGGTGCGGGGTACTCGGACATCATGATCCCCAGTCACTACTACTTCTCGTCCACCAAGCGATACACCTACGGTTGGGACCCTGTCAACATGGAGATCAAGGACGTTGATGACATGGAGACGCCCtgggaggagaaggccgatGACATCTTCTGGCGTGGCGCCACCACTGGTGGTGGCTCTACGCCATCGGGATACCTTGCCCAGTATCAACGTCACAG GTTTATCAAGATGACCTCGGACCAGTCCAGGGTGAACAAGACCGTTGTGTTCGCGGACCCTCCGGGAACCAACAACTTCATCTCCGCGTCCGTGCCGATCGGGGAGCTCAACGACGAGATGATGGATGCAGCTTTCACCAAGGCTGTGGGCTGTATCCAGTACCCCGGAGGTTGTGACGGGATGCGCAAGGACCACCGTTTTGCGGACGCGATCCCCCTCGGCGAAAACTGGCGTCACAAGTATCTCATCGATCTCGACGGAATGGGTTATTCTGCCCGTCTCTTTGCACTG TTGAAATCGGAAAGCGCCGTCTTGAAGTCGACTGTGTACACAGAGTTCATGTCCGACTGGCTCCAGCCTTGG CTGCATTACATCCCGGTTTCGCAGTTATACAACGAAATTTATAACATCcacgccttcttctcgggaCCTTCGCCGTCAATGTTGGCCGCGGCAAACACAACACGCGACCAGTTCCAGTCGGCTGGTCTCAGCACGCGTAAGCTtgatggcgacgccgagttgCAAAAGATTGCCAGAGCTGGCCGCGAATGGATGTTCAATGTCGGCCGCAAGATTGACATGGAGATCTACGTCTTCAG GCTTTGTCTCGAATGGGCGCGCCTCAATGCCGATGACCGTGATGCAATGAACTACGGGGCGtag